In the Granulosicoccus antarcticus IMCC3135 genome, GAGGTCGAATACTATGCCACCCTCAGAGCCTCTGCCTCACATGACAAGAGTGACCCTACTTTGTCACCACTGAGTGATTCCGACTTTTCAGCACTACCCCCCACCCTGGTCTTCGGTGCAGAGTGTGATCCTTTATCTGATGATGGCAAGCATTACCGCGACAGAATTCTGCAGGCAGGTGGCAAGGCTGCCTGGTTCAATGAAGCCGGACTGGTACACGGGTACCTCAGAGCACGTAGTACCGTTGAACGAGCCGAGTCCAGCTTCAAGCGTATCGTTGAAGGCATCCACCTGCTGGGCACCGGTCAGTGGCTCAACACCTGAATACGCACAGCTTTACTGCCCCTATACAAACTCGCGTGCAATCGTATCCTTGTATTCACGCCTGAATACTTGCGTACCTGACTCTGTCGCTATCAATACAGCACTGACGTAAAAGGCCTTTGCATCACAATGCATATGCACCTCGACATCCGTTGCCCATTGCCACTCATCCCGGCCGCCAGTCTGCGACCAGGTAATGCTGACGTTCGCACTCAACGGATCATCAGGATGGATGGACCAGATCTCATGTGTCTCACTGCCCGATAGCAGGCCGTGAGCCTGATCGCGGTTTTCACCAAAGTCATTACTGATGCGGGTCGTCACGATACCGCTCTTTTCATCCTTGAGCGTTGCTCGTGTGGAGCAAGCCTTGCGAATCACATCCACCGCCCAGGCAGGTGATGTCTCTGGCGGTTCGAAGCTGACATTATCCGTCTGCTCTGGCCTGACTGGCAAACTGAGAGCGCCGCTGGATACGGTGAGTTCAAAGACCCCTGGCTGTGGCCAGACGAAGGGCCAATAACTGGTCGACAGAGCAATTCGCAGGCGATGACCTGCGGGTATTCGATAGGCTATCTGATCTAAAACGACCTTGTACATTGTCAACTCACCCGGGACAGGCGCCAGCGGATGTTCCGGACGATCAGCATGGACCAGGTTCATCAGACCCAGAGTAATCAATGCCGAGCTACCATCGGGGCGAAGATCACACAGACGCACACAGATCATTCCGAAAGGCTGGTCCACACTGGCAAACAGATTCAGTTCCGGGGCACCGACGATATCCAGCGCTGTGCTCAGAATCTCCCCGTCGAAGATCATGGAACCCTGATCATCCACAGATTGCTCGTCGGGCAACTCCGGTCCGAAGGCGAACGGAAAGTACTCACCGGCTGCCTGCCCGCAGTCCTGAGGCGATGTTATTGTCGCCAGAAAACAGCCATCAGCGTTAGCTTGAGAGCCCGGCACATTTTGGTGCAAGGTGCCCGTTGCAGGTGCATCGGTCACCGTCAAATCGTGGCCCAGATTGAAAAGCTGGCTCTGAATACTGCTCGAAGGCCAGTCAGATTCAGCAATCCAGCGACCCGGACGCTCCGGCAACCAACGTGCAGGCGCAATGCTGTCCATCAACCAGACACGATAATCAGGTTCGTTCTTCACGCCTGTGTCCTCATCCTTCAGCCATTGATCCCACCATCGCTTAGCCTCCTGCAGGAAACCGATGGCAGGTTGTGGCGCCGCATAGTGAGGGTATTTATGTATCCATGGCCCCACGATGCCCTTGACCGGTGATGTCAGTTTACCAAGCAGATGACTGACAGTATTGCGATAACCATCATGCCAGCCACCGACCGTGAGCACAGCCGCCTGGATGGCCGTGTAGTCC is a window encoding:
- a CDS encoding CocE/NonD family hydrolase, whose amino-acid sequence is MSGTDTVNDFPCQITDQPDVGIYMSDGCRLSVRIWMPADASLHPVPAIVEHLPYRKRDGTIARDELMHPWFASHGYACLRIDMRGSGDSGGFMEDEYTDQEWQDASEVIAWASSQSWCTGRVGMMGISWGGFNGLQLAAMRPPALQAVITLCSSVDRFADDIHYKGGCLLGENIGWAANMLSYSSRPPDKALVGEDWRAMWMARLEQLPLMASTWHGHQSRDAYWQRGSVCEDYTAIQAAVLTVGGWHDGYRNTVSHLLGKLTSPVKGIVGPWIHKYPHYAAPQPAIGFLQEAKRWWDQWLKDEDTGVKNEPDYRVWLMDSIAPARWLPERPGRWIAESDWPSSSIQSQLFNLGHDLTVTDAPATGTLHQNVPGSQANADGCFLATITSPQDCGQAAGEYFPFAFGPELPDEQSVDDQGSMIFDGEILSTALDIVGAPELNLFASVDQPFGMICVRLCDLRPDGSSALITLGLMNLVHADRPEHPLAPVPGELTMYKVVLDQIAYRIPAGHRLRIALSTSYWPFVWPQPGVFELTVSSGALSLPVRPEQTDNVSFEPPETSPAWAVDVIRKACSTRATLKDEKSGIVTTRISNDFGENRDQAHGLLSGSETHEIWSIHPDDPLSANVSITWSQTGGRDEWQWATDVEVHMHCDAKAFYVSAVLIATESGTQVFRREYKDTIAREFV